Genomic segment of Panicum virgatum strain AP13 chromosome 9N, P.virgatum_v5, whole genome shotgun sequence:
TAATAGGCCCGGCATGGGCCTGGCACGGTATCTAACTAGCAGTTACCAGCCCAACTAGCCATTAGATCCCTTCCAACCCGACGGCCCATTAATGGCCCACTACAGCAGCAGCCCGGCAGCACATAAggacctccccctcctcccaaaCCCTAACCGTCAACCCTCTCCCTCCAGTTGCCTCGCCCCGCCCGACCGCCGCCACGGGCACAGtgtcccgcgccgctcgccaacCCCGCCGCAGGCGCGGCCTCCCGCCCTCCCCGCGTTGCTCGCCATCCCCGTCGCCATGGACGCGGAGGCGCGGCCTCTCCAGGTCGCTCGCCATCCCAGCCGCCATGGGCGCGGTCTGCGCGGAGGCGCGGGCTCCCCACGCCGTCGCCATCCCCGCAGCCATGGGCACGGGCCGCGCCGCGGAGTCGCCATGCTGTCGCCATCTCGTGGACGCCATCTTCCAGTGCCCCTTGCCTtcatcgtcgccgccgtcccgtGGTCGCCGCCCTTGCGCCCCTCGCCTACCTCCTCCTCCCAGCGCCTCTCGCCTTGCCCGCCACCGAGCTTCGTGTCCGGGTCGGCACGACCATGCCGGGCCGCCGGGCCCACCCAGGTGCGTgtcgtgccgtgcctgggccgcggcggcgacacgcagtgccggcacggcacggcacaaCTAGCCGATCGTGCCTACTCGTGTCGTGCTCGATAGTGCGGTGCCGAGTCGTgctcgtgccgtgccgtgcagCACGTTTGGACATTTATAGCAGGAACCTTCGTCCCTACACGTCAACGTATCTTTTGACCAGATTTTAGAGATTAAAATAATAACATACAAAGAGGCTATAAAATACCGGCATGCACCAGACCCAGAGCGAAGATGGTGGCCAAGCAAGCAAGATACCACACAATGCCTAGTTCAACAGGATTCACTAGTCTTATCCTTTTATTAGCCAGAGCCGTCCTCTGGTGGATGATTGCTACAACTCTTCCAGCAGCTTGCCATGGCACAGGAGGCCGGGACGATGTCATGAGCTTTCTCTACCCGTCGTTCACGGACATCGGCTCCCAGTTGAGGTTCTCCTGGGACGCCGGTGTCCTCGACGGCGCCATCCACCTCACCGCCGACGATACTTATCAGCCACCGGTTCAGTACCCTCCCGACGGGAGGAGGTCGGCAGGACGTGTCATCCTTTGGGCGGGTCCCCCTCAATACGAGGACAATAGATACATCaaccacggcgacggcgaggcatCTTTTAACACCAGCTTCACTATGAGCATCAGCCGCTCGCCAGCCGCCCAAGGCGACGACGATGGAGGCCTTCTCTTGGAGGTGCTGCCTTCTTCTTTCATTACTGATGGCTCCTACTACCGGAGCATCTACTACTACTCCATGGCTAGGACGACAACAAGCTCCAACATCTCCGTAGAGATCGGTGCGTTGGAGTTGCAGTATGACGTGCAAACGACATTCGGCGTCCGCGAGAGAAGGACAAGCGGCGTGTACGTCTCCATCGCGCCGGCCTGGACGATGCCGGCGGCAAATCACACCGTCTGGGTTTACTACGACAACGTTGGGCACAACCTCTCGGTTTACGTCGACGACGGGGGCAAGCCCAAGCCTGCCCAAGCCACGCTTCACGTTCCCCTCGACATCGACGACATAATCGGAACGGGTGATTTCTACAAATATTTCGGTTTGTTTGCCTCCAAGAACAGGTCGTTGCCCTCTTGCCAGCCGGTAATTTATAGCTGGAACGTGACGGTGGACAGGCTCATAATGCCCACATTCGAAGCAGAAGCAGAGCATCATCATGCTCGACGGAGCTGGATCTTAGCCACCATTGTTCTGTCCTCGGTTCTTGTGGCAGCTGCAGCAGCTATTGTTTTCGTGGCGTGGATGTGGAGCCGCTGGGCCTCATGGTACAGGGCTCTCGTCATGAAGCTGAAGCTGGCCAGGGCGCTGCGGCGCCTACCGGGGATGCCAAGGGAGTTCAAGTTCTCCGACGTCAAGAAGGCCACCAAAAACTTCCACGACACTAACAGGCTCGGGAGTGGAGGCTTTGGCGCCGTGTACAAGGGGAAAATACAGATTGCCGCCACTAACACCAGTTGGCAAGAGGGACGGCGACGACAGCGGCGACGATACGTCGAGGTAGCTGTGAAGAAATTCACACGCAAGGAGGACCATGGCTACGGCGACTTCCTGGCGGAGGTCGCCATCATCAACCGCCTCCGCCACAAGAATATCGTTCCTCTCTTGGGTCTGTCTGTCATCCATTCTTTTTCCAGCTACTACGCGCCAATTTTGACTGACTTTTGTGCATCACTTATTTGAGTTGTCACTATGTGTCCATTCTTTTTTTCCCAGCTAGTCGCCACTTTTGACTGACTTTTCTGCATCACTTAGTCATCCAGTTTACTTCATTGTCCAGCTACTGGAAAAGCAAGGCTAACCAAATTAATATTGCAAATTTTAATTTCAGGTTGGTGTTACGAGAATGGAGAGCTACTACTTATCTACCAGTACATGTCAAACGGTAGCCTGGACCAACATCTTTTCCGGCACCGGCAGGAACACGGTCGTCCAGCTCTCCGGTGGGAGACACGGTACAACATAGTGGTGGATGTCGCCGCCGCTCTCCACTACGTTCACCACGAGTACGAGCGCGTGGTGCTCCACCGCGACATCAAGGCGAGCAACATCATGCTCGACGCCAGCTTCAACGGCCGCCTCGGCGATTTCGGCCTCGCCGGCCTGGTGGACGACATCGACAAGAACTCCCTCACCGACCTCCCTGTCGCCGGAACATGGGGCTTCATCGCGCCAGAGTACCCTGTCAGCCACAAGGCCACGCGCAAAACCGACGTCTATGCTTTCGGGGTGCTCATCCTCGAGGTCGTTACCGGCAAAAGGtcgctcggcgaggcgagcaccGAGTTCCAGCTGCTGACTGACTGGGTGTGGTGGCTTCACGGGGAGGGGAGGCTGCTGGAAGCCGTGGATGATGACCTCACTGATCTCTCTGCCACGCGTCAAGTGGATGCTGACGTTTCCACCCGGTTGCTTGATGCTGTGGAGGATTTGGGCGGCGGTGATACGGGCACTGGCGCCGGAGGAGACAAGTTCTATGCCGCCGATGACGCCATCCGGTTGCTACTCCTTGGTCTGGCGTGCACCAATCCCAACCCATCAGACCGGCCAAGTACGGCCGAGCTAGTCCAGGTCATCGGGAAAAGAGTCGCACCACCGGTCGTGCCGCTGGTTAAGCCACCGTTCGTGTGGCCGCCAGAAGGAGAGCTCCCGCTGCTGGAGGAGGATGACGACATGGAGCTGGATGAGGAATTAGTGGACATGAGCCATCAGGACGAGGAACCTGACCAAAGCCACGCAAGGGCACTGAGCCGTGAGGGCTTGACGCTCAGCATCGGGTCCTTGTCCTTGGAAATCATGGTGTGCAGGTCTCGTCGATCGCTTCCATGAGACCGATACTAATAGAAATTTTACATGTTTGGAGAAGCGTTGGGAGATGTTTAACGTGTCTATGATTCATGAACCCAATATGAAAGAAGGCGTTGAGAGACGTCAATGAGAAGACGTCGGGAGACATTAGATGTGTCTATGGTCGGTGGGCTTATATGTGACGTAACGCCTCCCAACGCCTCTCAATGCCTCTAAAATTAAGAGGATTAGAAATTCATGGCAATTTTTTTGGAGTTATTTTTTCCAATCAAGGGTATTATAGTAAATTCTTCAAAATAATagaaataatattttgaatagtATAATTGGGTATCATAGTTTGATCCAAATACTCGGCTGTTCCGAAAGATGCGGCACGTGATCCCGTCCGGACGCTGACGCCGCAGTGTGAGCGGCTGCAGGTTGGGACGTCGGCCGAGCAGCAccgccgacgtcctcgtcgtGCCCAAGGGTGCGTCCTTCTCGGACACCACGCGGCCGTGCCGGCGCCTCACGGGGACGCTCTACGGCCACCCCCGGGGCCGCGTCGACGTCATGCTGCCTGCCTAGCCTCGTAGTCGAGCTCGCGCTCCAGATGCACGCGCTGCTCCGCGAGCTCGGCAACGTAACCCGGCCGGCGCATGCATCGTCCTTGAGACGGAGcgccgcccggcggcggccccggacaccgagggcggcgcgcgccggAAGCGGGGCGCGGGGAGCCCGCGCACCGCCGCTGCTGGACGAGCCGGCCTGGATCATGTTCTGCAATGGCAAGAAGACCGGTGATGTTCTAGACTAAGAGGGAAAGAGGGTGAATTAGataacttaaaaccttaacctatggctctaattaatttgcacaaaacttaaactaaaacatattatctaaatgtgcaactagGATTCTTCTAGTAAAACTCCCATTCCAAAAAgaatttagcaacctatagccaatcctatcaagatactactctataaaagtaaaggcacacaaaaattgcaataagtaaatgcggaagcttaaaggagaGATGAcaggaagcaaactctttgacacgaggatttattccgtggttcggttagccacaaaggcacacttaCATctacattgttgaagcactcacaaagagtattgcttcacggaaatcaagtctcttccgtgaacacaatcacggtcaacTTGATCCCGTTTTCCACTAAGAAGCTTCACCGAAAagggtgggggtctccacgtcccccgcacaaagttgtcaacgccgctccacactaagtcggagggtcgttgacgtttcCGACGAGCCAACAAGGCTCCAAGGGGTCGGCGCACCGAGATCTTcttgtggttcactctagaactagCTCACAAGGTAGCACACTTGCTCTCACACTTGCTTAGGAGCTAAACCTAGCACTTACACTCTCAAATATGTGataaggactaaagatatgatcactaagctcttggatggcttggaggtgctCTTGGATGAGGGTGTGATgtctctgaactccagcaatcttcaaatggctgggagatggcatatatataggccaccaagtcaaGAGAGCTGTTATTAGCCGTTACCCAGTTTCCTGCGagggcaccggttgaaccggtgatagggcaccggtgtaaccggttaCTCACGGCTCTGAACTAGCTGTTGGCCTTCTGACACTGTACTCCAGAAGCCACCAATTAGACCGGTGccacatcggttcaaccggtgctgagcTTTTTCTCCTCATCTTTCAGCACTGTTGATGTCATTGCATCGACGCCTTGCTCCGATGCACCACCGATTCAACCAGTGCTGAAGAGTTGGCTTCTGCGCgtttgacatgctctctggttaATAGTTCGGTGAATGCACCGACGCCCATTTtttgaccgtcggttcaaccggtgctactgagatTTCTTGACTTGGTCTTCATGCGCTCTGTCCAATGCACCAATGCTCctgcgtcggtttatccggaGACCTCCAGTTAGACCGGTGCTTGGTCACCGGTTAAATCGGTGCTATTGATTTTTGCAAGTCTTGCCTACTTTTTCACTATACTTTGGCATCACGACGGTGAGTTGGACATCTCAACGGTGAATTGGACGTCAGGTGTCCATGCTTGTCATTTTGTCAAACTTCAGAGAAAACGTCGTTAATCGAAACAGGTAGCGGCACACCTGGAACTCCCCCGACTCCTGTTCTTGCAGCAGGTGCACCTTGTACAAATTCCTCTTGTCGACGTACTCAACGTCGATCGAGACGCACTGCACCAGGCAGTACTTGCTTCTACCTCCCATGGAAACGAGGGTGGCTCAGACATGTTCCTTGTAACACCCGAGTGTTAAACTTGAGTttaactaactaactagtgATCTAATTCTCTCGGTTACAAGTCGAGTCACAAATCGACTCAAAACTCGATTTCCAATTCTGGAGCCAGaggaacccggatactccgggtttgaatCCGGAAATTCCGaatttacccggatactccggattttcacccggatagtccggacctaAAATTATATATATCACGTGTTTTGGGTCTTGTGACTGTTCCCAAACATTATTACACCATTTTCTCTcctttcctctctccctcacgagctctccctttccccttggccctaaaccctaaatcctTCCTTCCAAATCCATTACAAGGCCTACGGGAGCTCCAATCGGCATGGGGGATCCTCTCCTCCAAGTATTCCACCTTGGGGTGGTTTCATTTTCGAATTCTCTTGCAAGGGAAGCTTACTCAAGGTACCAAAAGCTAGGGCTAAATGGATTGGTTGTTCTAGGGTGTTTTAAGTGATTTCTTTTGGGTCAATCATCTCCCTATGAACCATTCTATTAGGGCTTGAAAGGGTTTCAAAttttgtgggttggttttgccaaaatcaagatttcagttttgGGGGGCGAAAATGGTAGgaaacccggaaactccgggtgtTAACCCGGAAAAATCCGGATATaaaatccggatattccgggttttGCAGAATTGTGGACGTCAGGTTGTCTCGGGTAGTGGTGTGTGTGTACGGTTTAGGCTTGTTTCAAAGTTACAAATCATactgcatgcattctcatgtcatatgaaTACGTGTAGACACCGCCGTCGAAGGAATCGTATACGAGGTGATCGCAGAGCCGCATGAGCACCCGGAGCAAGCCCAGTAGGAGGTTCACGAGCACCTGGCCCGAGGCCTAGTCGACTCCAGTAGCGAGCAGcggcccgaaggcaagccccggtgcatgtcatattattttaacttatgattcactatatatatatgcttatttaattacttgtgcattaggttttaggagttgtctgaaaccctagttgcatgatccctaggtttccttgagtttatactagtatgcatAGGTCGATAGCGATGCCATGCTTAATAGGACTCGGTAGAAGCCGAGTGACTTCTtggcactcgcgagatataggatgtttcaGAAGTCgggtaattgccggttactcgcgagacgTTTAATTATTTATGTACTTCAGTATTGAGCTGTGGAATGCAACGTGGAATTGATGAAaacttgagaccggacggggaatgatggtggtgtataggtatggcagcaggacagggtttctggttgtcttagccccgtctgtgtcgattaaggaccggtcgttgtggcagtgctgatcggggattgaactgtactaaccgcatgccgggagtaggagatagtcgaaactggtaagcctagtactgcctcgcttcgaaagtacagaacttcatcaccaccccttagggcgagtcgagtagtcgcggagaaacgggatgcatatgtttacttttggtggtctcacgtggagctcgactgactatatgtaggtggggcggttctgtagttcgatgcggggaggggaagggttggcgCGTGGGGTCcaacggggcttttgcgtgccgtgtcgattcgccgtgtctcgcggttatgagggccttgatctctttgctgcatcgtagcaaaatgttagaatgtgagttatatatatatatatatatataatgttgaacacattgaaatatttttggttgcaccaccatgtttgctatagttgattcatgcaaatattagagtagagttaatttatatagaatctggagctaaaataatgaaagtaaggacttaACTTAGTCGctctttctgcaaaataaccaccagccaaatgccttgcatgtctaggtatgtgggataagttatacccactggtcgggtaagtcttgctgagtattagttgctcagggtttgttattTACCCTATTTTAGATATAGAAGCTAACTAGGTTTCAAATCGGTGGGCTTGATGTGGCGCCTtatcttcacgtctcggtagttctcgacttatttagtttgttttatttattctctagtaaaaatgctctgtaagttagattctcttccgctgctacttttttttgtaattttaaaatttaaagctgttttgtaaaagtcttaatattatttactatttctgTAAAATTGTATCCTGCTGATACCGTCTGCGCTCGCcatcgtgcgagacttctggtgtgtttcgattggcctgtgggttggaaacagcctgtcaagttatacttaattaagctaacgcgcctgatgtgttcaaatgatggcggttacgcttaattaagcattttaactcggcgggtctgtcacagctggtataagagctgaaatgcaccagAAAGGTAATAACATTATTATTTTGGTGTtttcaaaactaaaaaaattagtTTTGACAAAAATACGTCTCCTTGCGCTTAAGGGATTAGAAGAGATTAGATCATAAGCCCTATATAGTATAGGTTATTTCAGGTGGTAATGTGTATAGTATAAACTAACTTCTAACCATTCATTagttgtgtatatatatgtattgtGATTCttttgcaggtacactaactccGCTTACGTAGGGAAGTTCATAGTAGACTGCTAGTGTATATAGTGAGAGTACGTATTGTGCCACCGTAAGAACCTCCGTATATTGCCATAGTTTGAGTGGCAAAATTTTTCCtttgtgaggacgtataggtcaTGCATACATCATGACATCTCATCGGATTTTAGTGTTTTGTTTTATTTAGCTTTATTTGAGTAAACCTTTTTCCACCCGGTGCACATCTCGCAAGTTCCTAGATCTGGCGCTGATAGTTTGTGGCACAATTCTCACCACCAAGGTCATTTCTTTCAAAAACCGAGCACTTGGAAAGTTCTAGTAACTTGTAGTCCGGGATGGTAGTAAAGTTTCAGAGTTTTTCGGGGAGTAAGATTTGGGGTTTCGTTAATGCTTTTGAGCCCGGTTTCTTAAAAATTCGGAGTGCGCAATAGTTACTTAAGTTAACAATTTGATATGTTTAAGTTCGAAATCTGTTCAATATCGGGAACCCGGAGATTCCGGATCAATGTCCGGATAATCCGAGTATTGAGCCCGGATATTCCGGACTGAAACTCGGAGTCTCCGGAGCTTGCAGAGACACCATCAAAAGATCATTTTGGAGTGGTATTTGAGGTTCTCTTGGAATTGAATAAATTCTCTTGAGCAATAGtttcaataaaaaaaaatctgcagTTTAGTTCCGTCTTGAGGACCTTCGTTCCATACCTGAAAAATACTGGTTTCCGGCTATTCTTGATGGGTAAAAGCATTCCAAGGTTTTTCTAGCATCGATATTCATTTATTCATGTCACCTTGATTTCTATATCCAAAATGGGTCCGTTGCATTCTTGCAAATAAATGAAATGCAAAGTTACGAATCTAGTAGTATGGTGGGTGTTTCTTAATCCCGACGATAGACTCTTCCAAACGTTGCCCAATGTTAAAATAAGGATGTTATCGTTGCTTTAGATGAAATCTTTGGCGATTTTTCTTTACTTTTTTCCACCATAATTAGCTAACCTTATCATATCCGTGGTTCTATGATCGTTCCATCCTGTCTAAACATTGATGTTTTCTATTATTAATCAATGTTAATTTGAATTCGTATATCCTCATCTCTAGTCCATTCATTCCAATGCCCAATGATAATTCAATCCAGCCATCCTTGACGACTAAAGACATCATGTTGTTCTTCTAACATTGATATTTGTTATTCTTAATTATTTTGATTCCTACCCTTAATATGCATCCGCTTGCATTCTTGTTCGAATCAATGtgaataaattaaaattttgattACCTGCATTATAGTCATCTTGCATGAGTAGGGGTGCAATATTGTTGCACGGCATAATTATATAGTGCTTAGTTGTGCGTTGACATGATGAAACCTGAGCGGCAGGTTAACCAACGTTATGTATCCGGTATGACCACGTAGAACTCGTAATGTTTTAAAAATTCGGAAAACCTCTCTCTGAATTTGTGCTACTTGGGTTGCTCTCTATGATTTTCTTACATAGTGGTGATTGTCACTCGAACTATTGTGACGCGACGGGACCTAGGGCCTCGCGTGTGCGGCCGCCACGTGATTGTGCCACCGGGTGCGCGCTGGTGCTTAAGTACGTGTGGATATGAACTGCTACGGCTATCTTTTTGTGCAACCCATAAAATAATTTTCTCTACTTCGTCtatttttaagggggtaggccgtATAGGAATAACAACGTACGTGGGTAGCATTAGGTTCAATTTTCTGAAAAATCACCGGCCACTAACCTGTATGTTAACATATGCATCTTGCATCGTGCAATTAAATTAATAAACGATATTGAACAAGAATGTTCTTGAGCAGAAACTTGCCTTGATGTCCTTTCTATATTGATTCCGCAGCTCCTTGAAACTCACTTCGTATAATTATGATTCCAGCTTCCAACCAAAGATGGAAGTCAATTCTTTCAAGGACATTCTTGATGTAATCTTTTCTAAACAATATCCATTGAGAGTTTCTTCGTGTATTCCACTTGAACGACTTGATGTGTTCCAGTGTTATGTTCCCTGTTTGGTCTGATGCAGGTGACTTGGAGCGTTTTCTTCTTCCAAATATTTCCttggtttcttttaaaaatgTCCAACTTTCATGAGTCTGATACAATTCCTAGAGGTCAATACTCGACCCTTGCTTTCcttttaaatctcgggacgagatttctttaaaggggtaggattgtaacatcCGAGTGTTAAACTTGGGTTTAACTAGCTAACTAGTGATCCAATTCTCTCGGTTACAAGTCAAGTCACAAATCAACTCAAAACTTGATTTCCAATTCTGGAGGCAGaggaacccggatactccgggtttgaatCCGAAAATTCCGgatttacccggatactccggattttcacccggatagtccggacctaAAATTATATATCACATGTTTTGGGTCTTGTGACTGTTCCCAAACGATATTACACCGTTTTCTCTcctttcctctctccctcacgagctctcccttttcccttggccctaaaccctaaatcctTCCTTCCAAATCCATTCCAAGGCCTAAGGGAGCTCCAATCGGCGTGGGGGATCCTCTCCTCCAAGTATTCCACCTTGGGGTGGTTTCATTTTCGAGTTCTCTTGCAAGGGAAGCTTACTCAAGGTACCAAAAGTTAGGGTAAATGGATTGGTTGTTTTAGGGTGTTTTAAGCGATTTCTTTTGGGTCAATCATCTCCCTATGAACCATTCTATTAGGACCTGAAAGGGTTTCAGAttttgtgggttggttttgccaaaatcaagatttcagtttttgggggcGAAAATGGTAGgaaacccggaaactccgggtgtTAACCCGGAAAAATCCGGATATaaaatccggatattccgggttttGCAGAATTGTGGACGTCAGGTTGTCTCGGGTAGTGGTGTGTGTGTACGGTTTAGGCTTGTTTCAAAGTTACAAATCATactgcatgcattctcatgtcatatgcatacgtgtagacacCACCGCCGAAGgagtcgtatacgaggtgatcGCAGAGCCGCAGGAGCACCCGGAGCAAGCCCAGCAGGAGGTTCACGAGCACCTGGCCCGAGGCCTAGTCGACTCCAGTAGCGAGCAGcggcccgaaggcaagccccggtgcatgtcatattattttaacttatgattcactatatatatatatgcttatttaattacttgtgcattaggttttaggagttgtctgaaaccctagttgcatgatccctaggtttccttgagtttatactagtatgcatAGGTCGATAGTGATGCCATGCTTAATAGGACTCGGTAGAAGCCGAGTGACTTCTtggcactcgcgagatataggatgtttcaGAAGTCgggtaattgccggttactcgcgagatgttTAATTATTTATGTACTTCAGTATTGAGCTGTGGAATGCAACGTGGAATTGATGAAaacttgagaccggacggggaatgatggtggtgtataggtatggcagcaggacagggtttctggttgtcttagccccgcctgtgtcgattaaggaccggtcgttgtggcagtgctgatcggggattgaactgtactaaccgcatgccgggagtaggaggtagtcgaaaccagtaagtctagtactgcctcgcttcgaaagtacagaattTCATCACcacccttagggcgagtcgagtggtcgcggagaaacgggatgcatatgtttacttttg
This window contains:
- the LOC120690141 gene encoding probable L-type lectin-domain containing receptor kinase S.5 isoform X2 yields the protein MPAANHTVWVYYDNVGHNLSVYVDDGGKPKPAQATLHVPLDIDDIIGTGDFYKYFGLFASKNRSLPSCQPVIYSWNVTVDRLIMPTFEAEAEHHHARRSWILATIVLSSVLVAAAAAIVFVAWMWSRWASWYRALVMKLKLARALRRLPGMPREFKFSDVKKATKNFHDTNRLGSGGFGAVYKGKIQIAATNTSWQEGRRRQRRRYVEVAVKKFTRKEDHGYGDFLAEVAIINRLRHKNIVPLLGWCYENGELLLIYQYMSNGSLDQHLFRHRQEHGRPALRWETRYNIVVDVAAALHYVHHEYERVVLHRDIKASNIMLDASFNGRLGDFGLAGLVDDIDKNSLTDLPVAGTWGFIAPEYPVSHKATRKTDVYAFGVLILEVVTGKRSLGEASTEFQLLTDWVWWLHGEGRLLEAVDDDLTDLSATRQVDADVSTRLLDAVEDLGGGDTGTGAGGDKFYAADDAIRLLLLGLACTNPNPSDRPSTAELVQVIGKRVAPPVVPLVKPPFVWPPEGELPLLEEDDDMELDEELVDMSHQDEEPDQSHARALSREGLTLSIGSLSLEIMVCRSRRSLP
- the LOC120690141 gene encoding probable L-type lectin-domain containing receptor kinase S.5 isoform X1, translating into MVAKQARYHTMPSSTGFTSLILLLARAVLWWMIATTLPAACHGTGGRDDVMSFLYPSFTDIGSQLRFSWDAGVLDGAIHLTADDTYQPPVQYPPDGRRSAGRVILWAGPPQYEDNRYINHGDGEASFNTSFTMSISRSPAAQGDDDGGLLLEVLPSSFITDGSYYRSIYYYSMARTTTSSNISVEIGALELQYDVQTTFGVRERRTSGVYVSIAPAWTMPAANHTVWVYYDNVGHNLSVYVDDGGKPKPAQATLHVPLDIDDIIGTGDFYKYFGLFASKNRSLPSCQPVIYSWNVTVDRLIMPTFEAEAEHHHARRSWILATIVLSSVLVAAAAAIVFVAWMWSRWASWYRALVMKLKLARALRRLPGMPREFKFSDVKKATKNFHDTNRLGSGGFGAVYKGKIQIAATNTSWQEGRRRQRRRYVEVAVKKFTRKEDHGYGDFLAEVAIINRLRHKNIVPLLGWCYENGELLLIYQYMSNGSLDQHLFRHRQEHGRPALRWETRYNIVVDVAAALHYVHHEYERVVLHRDIKASNIMLDASFNGRLGDFGLAGLVDDIDKNSLTDLPVAGTWGFIAPEYPVSHKATRKTDVYAFGVLILEVVTGKRSLGEASTEFQLLTDWVWWLHGEGRLLEAVDDDLTDLSATRQVDADVSTRLLDAVEDLGGGDTGTGAGGDKFYAADDAIRLLLLGLACTNPNPSDRPSTAELVQVIGKRVAPPVVPLVKPPFVWPPEGELPLLEEDDDMELDEELVDMSHQDEEPDQSHARALSREGLTLSIGSLSLEIMVCRSRRSLP